In a single window of the Cupriavidus basilensis genome:
- a CDS encoding DAPG hydrolase family protein, with the protein MDSKRSATPWLDHSALLDPSPMMIETGVQRLESGALMVAVRTDLHGCKGRMFDWWFKFFDTTQHIKWWHPVDHVEHRGWDDKWRKGENYYGASIHAVESLAEIPPVAAKLKFHDPATIFDPMKLKQALSDAHVSAVVAARIGFGEHVQLDDSGDPLNGQMLHVARDTDWGCVLRSRFVLGLDDQSTGSGPTDAMGLALMRHCYTEFTFLSRFLPSLYFGERANGEVVPLPW; encoded by the coding sequence ATGGATTCGAAACGAAGCGCTACCCCTTGGCTCGATCATTCGGCACTTCTTGACCCGTCGCCGATGATGATTGAAACAGGTGTTCAACGTTTAGAGAGCGGTGCACTAATGGTTGCCGTGCGAACAGATTTACACGGCTGCAAAGGGCGCATGTTCGATTGGTGGTTCAAGTTCTTCGATACGACCCAACACATCAAATGGTGGCATCCGGTTGACCACGTCGAACACCGTGGGTGGGACGACAAGTGGCGCAAGGGCGAAAACTATTACGGCGCGAGCATTCACGCGGTTGAATCGCTCGCAGAGATTCCTCCGGTGGCCGCGAAGCTAAAGTTCCATGATCCCGCAACCATCTTCGACCCAATGAAGTTGAAGCAAGCACTGAGCGACGCGCACGTATCGGCGGTGGTTGCGGCCAGAATTGGCTTTGGCGAGCACGTGCAGCTTGATGATTCGGGTGACCCGCTCAATGGTCAAATGCTTCATGTTGCTCGCGACACCGATTGGGGATGCGTATTGCGCAGTCGTTTCGTGTTGGGCCTTGACGACCAATCCACGGGCAGTGGCCCGACGGATGCCATGGGCCTTGCGCTAATGCGTCATTGCTATACGGAGTTCACGTTTCTTTCGCGCTTTCTGCCATCGCTCTATTTTGGGGAGCGTGCCAACGGAGAAGTAGTACCTTTGCCGTGGTAG
- a CDS encoding DUF1993 domain-containing protein, whose product MAISMYATSVPLFKQMLNSVSAILAKTEEHVVAKNIDPSAILQARLFPDMLPLIRQVQIAADFARGVSARLAGVEVPKYEDTEQTFAELQALISRTLAFIEGFTSAQIDGNEERQIVTRPGTPKEKKFTGQSYLLSYGLPQFYFHVTTTYAILRHNGVEIGKRDYMGTY is encoded by the coding sequence ATGGCCATTTCCATGTACGCCACCTCTGTTCCGCTCTTCAAGCAAATGCTGAACAGCGTTAGCGCTATTCTGGCCAAGACGGAAGAGCATGTTGTTGCGAAGAACATCGATCCAAGCGCAATACTGCAGGCCCGCCTGTTTCCTGATATGTTGCCTTTGATCCGCCAGGTGCAGATTGCCGCCGATTTCGCCAGGGGCGTGTCTGCACGTCTTGCCGGTGTGGAAGTTCCCAAGTACGAGGACACCGAACAGACTTTCGCGGAGTTGCAAGCGCTTATCAGCAGAACTCTGGCTTTCATCGAAGGCTTCACGTCGGCACAGATCGATGGCAACGAGGAGCGCCAAATCGTTACGCGCCCGGGCACGCCGAAGGAGAAGAAATTTACTGGCCAGTCGTACCTGCTGAGTTACGGGCTGCCCCAGTTCTACTTCCATGTCACTACCACGTACGCGATCCTGCGCCATAACGGTGTGGAAATTGGCAAGCGTGACTATATGGGTACGTACTGA
- a CDS encoding TetR/AcrR family transcriptional regulator, which produces MTVKARRGRGRPAQPDEEIRQFVVRSAMQLLLDVGYESTTMEAIAAHAGVAKKTAYRFGANRDELIGLAVREWTDLYAPALFVQPDSVQDVPRVLREILESICAHVLSDAAVRMFRLLTTEFPGKDSLLTQYQRNGVERGRRMLADWLAVQHERRLVHVPDAVMLAELLLSMAVAEPLRQIALGVQPPLPVGSVKAHLDSCLSLILPLIQRQK; this is translated from the coding sequence ATGACCGTCAAAGCGCGACGCGGGCGAGGTCGGCCTGCGCAACCAGACGAGGAAATTCGGCAGTTTGTGGTTCGAAGCGCGATGCAGCTATTGTTGGACGTCGGGTACGAATCGACGACGATGGAAGCGATAGCAGCTCATGCAGGCGTGGCGAAGAAGACCGCCTACCGATTCGGCGCAAATCGCGATGAGTTGATTGGACTGGCTGTGCGCGAGTGGACAGACTTGTATGCGCCAGCACTATTCGTCCAACCTGACTCGGTGCAGGACGTACCTCGAGTGCTGCGAGAAATCCTGGAGAGCATTTGTGCGCACGTATTGTCGGACGCTGCGGTGAGGATGTTCCGCTTACTGACTACTGAGTTTCCTGGAAAGGACTCGCTACTCACCCAATATCAACGCAATGGTGTCGAGCGCGGTCGGAGGATGCTCGCGGACTGGCTCGCGGTGCAGCACGAAAGGCGGCTAGTACATGTGCCCGACGCAGTCATGCTGGCAGAGCTACTACTTTCGATGGCAGTTGCGGAGCCGTTGCGTCAGATCGCGCTCGGCGTTCAACCGCCGCTGCCGGTTGGCAGCGTTAAGGCCCATCTCGACAGTTGCCTTTCCTTGATATTGCCGTTAATCCAACGGCAAAAGTGA